Part of the Flavobacterium sp. MDT1-60 genome, AAAAACATATTCCTTTTAAATTCGAATTAGAGGATCTGACTCCGGTAGTTTATATTGCTGAAACCCTAAGTCTCGGAAAACTATGTAAGTTTATTGAAAAAGAAAGGAAACGTGGTTCAGGAAATATTAATACTTACTTGGTTGTTCTTTATAAAAAATATAGTGTACCGGTTTCTGCGTTCATTTTAACAATTATTGCTGTTGCAGTATCATCCATGAAACGTCGTGGCGGAATGGGGACCAACTTAGCTATCGGAATTGCAATTGCTTTCTCTTTTGTGTTTTTTGATAAAATCTTTGGTACACTTGCCGAAAAATCTACTTTCTCACCTTTATTAGCTGTTTGGTTCCCGAATATTGTTTTTGGAATTCTGGCAGTTTACCTATTACGTAATGCGAAACGATAATTTAAAAAGTTATTTAAATCTTCATTTAATTGTTTTTATCTGGGGTTTTACAGCCATTTTAGGTGCCTTAATAACAATTGATGCTGAAAATTTGGTTTGGTTCAGGATGCTGCTTGCCGGAATTTTTCTTGCCGGATTTATAGTATATAAAAAACAATCTTTTGTAATATCAGCCCAGTCTTTTGCTAAATTAATTTTTGTGGGACTGTTGATTGCCCTGCACTGGATTTTCTTTTTCAAAGCAATTCATGTTTCGAATGTCTCGATCACACTTTCGATATTTTCATTAGGTGCATTTTTTGCTTCTTTATTAGAACCGCTTTTTTACGGAAGGAAAATATTATTCTACGAAGTTTTCTTCGGATTGATAATCATTGCCGGTTTAGCTTTGATTATGCAGGTTGAGGTTAAATACCTGCACGGAATGTATTATGCATTGGCATCGATTATTTTAGGAGTTTTGTTTACCTTGATGAACGGAAAATTAATTTCAGATCATGAACCTTCAGTTATTACATTTTATGAATTTGGTGCAGGAGTTTTTTTTATTTCTATCTATTTTTTAGTTCAGGGAAAATTCACTGCTGATTTTTTTACAATGTCACTAAATAATTGGATTTTATTGCTCATTTTAGCTTCAGTTTGTACAGCTTATGCGTTTACTGCTTCTGTAAAAGTAATGCAGAAATTAACGCCTTACACAGTTATGTTAACGACTAATTTAGAGCCTGTTTACGGAATTATGCTGGCTTATTTTATACTTGGAGGAAAGGAGAAAATGAGTACAGAATTTTATATTGGTGCCTTAATAATTGTAATTACAGTTATATTAAATGGCGTTTTTAAACATTATAAAAATAAGAAAGAAGTGTAATAGTTTACTTATTTTTAAATCACAATTTGATACTTTACTAACAATTAACTGTGCCAATGATATAATATTTTTATATTTGCGGTTCGATTTACAAACAAAATTCAAAAATCCATGGAATATTTAGATTTTGAGCTTCCAATCAAAGAACTTGAAGAACAGCTGGAAAAGTGTGTTATAATTGGAAAAGAATCTGACGTTGATGTAACACCAACCTGCAAGGAAATCAACAAAAAATTAGAGCAAACTAAGAAAGATATATACAAAAACCTGACGGCGTGGCAACGTGTTCAGCTGTCAAGACATCCAAACAGACCTTATACTTTAGATTATATCAGAGCAATCTGCGGTGATACTTTCTTAGAACTTCACGGAGACAGAGGTTTTAAAGATGATAAAGCAATGGTTGGCGGATTAGGGAAAGTAAACGGACAATCGTTTATGATTGTTGGTCAGCAAAAAGGGTTTAATACAAAAACACGTCAATATCGTAATTTTGGTATGGCAAACCCTGAAGGATACCGTAAAGCTTTGCGTTTGATGAAAATGGCAGAGAAATTTGGAATCCCGGTTTTGACTTTAGTAGATACTCCGGGTGCATATCCGGGATTAGAAGCTGAAGAAAGAGGACAAGGAGAAGCTATCGCAAGAAACATTTTTGAAATGGTTCGCCTGCAAGTGCCAATTATTACAATCATTGTTGGTGAAGGTGCTTCAGGAGGAGCTTTAGGAATTGGTGTTGGAGATAAAGTTTATATGTTAGAGAATACCTGGTATTCTGTAATTTCTCCAGAATCATGTTCGTCAATTTTATGGAAAAGCTGGGAGTACAAAGAACGTGCTGCTGATGCTTTGAAGTTGACTTCATCTGACATGAAAAGACAAAAATTAGTTGATGATGTTATTCCGGAACCGTTAGGTGGAGCGCACTATGATCGCGAAACTACTTTTAAAACAGTAGCCGAATACATTACCAAAGGATATAACGAATTGAAAGACTTATCAACAGCCGACTTAATTGCCCAAAGAATGGACAAATACAGTAATATGGGCGAGTATAAAGAGTAAATTCTTACAAGATTAATTAAAATCCGAAGCCTTACAGTTTCGGATTTTTTTTTGGTTATGAACAAAAAGATCTTATTTATAAACAATTAATAGTTATAACTAGATAGCAATTTTTTTTTAAATTTTGTTACTTTCGCTATATGGAAAATTTCAAGAACATAAATCCTGTAAAGGTCGATAAAACCACAATTATTAATTTAGAAAAAGGAAAATTACCTCCGCAAGTACTTGATTTAGAAGAAGCTGTGCTTGGGGCAATGATGATTGATAAAAAGGGGGTAGATGATGTAATTGATATTTTACAACCCGATGCATTTTATAAAGATGCTCATAAGTTTATTTTTGAAGCAATTGTTCAGCTTTTTACAGAAACGCAGCCAATTGACTTGTTAACTGTTTCGGCTCAGCTAAAAAAGAATGGAAAATTAGATTTAGCAGGAGGAGATTTTTATTTAATTCAGCTTACACAAAAAATTGCTTCTTCGGCACATATCGAATTTCACTCTCGTATCATTCTTCAAAAATTTATCCAAAGAAGTTTGATTCGAATTTCTTCTGAAATTATCGAAGCGTCTTATGACGAAACAACAGATGTATTTGATTTGTTAGATCAGGCCGAATCAAAATTGTATGAAGTAACACAAGGAAATATAAAACGTAGTTCTGAGACAGCTCAGAGTTTAGTACTTCAGGCAAAAAAACGTATTGAAGAAATTGCAAAACAAGAAGGTCTGAGTGGTGTTGAAACTGGCTTTACTAATTTAGATAAGCTGACTTCAGGATGGCAACCGAGTGATTTAATTATTATTGCGGCCAGACCAGCGATGGGAAAAACTGCTTTTGTACTTTCAATGGCTAGAAATATGGCTATTGATTTTGGACATCCAGTCGCATTATTCTCTTTGGAGATGGCGTCGGTCCAGTTAATTACGAGATTAATATCATCAGAAACAGGATTGTCTTCAGAGAAATTACGTACTGGTAAATTAGAACCCCATGAATGGGAGATGTTGAGTACCAAGGTGAAAAACTTAGAAAAAGCTCCTTTGTTTATTGATGATACTCCGTCACTTTCTATTTTTGATTTAAGAGCAAAATGTCGTCGTTTGGTTTCGCAGCACGGTATCAAAATCGTGATTGTTGATTATTTGCAATTGATGACTGCCGGAGGAAATAGTAAAGGAGGAGGAAATCGTGAGCAAGAGATCTCTACAATTTCCCGAAACTTAAAAGCATTGGCAAAAGAGTTGAATGTTCCGGTAATTGCACTTTCGCAGTTATCGCGTGCTGTTGAAACACGTGGTTCCAGTAAGCGTCCCTTGCTATCGGATCTTCGTGAATCTGGAGCAATTGAGCAGGATGCGGATATTGTTTCGTTTTTATACCGACCAGAATATTATAAAATTGATGAGTGGGATGATGATGAGGCATCGCCAACAGCTGGTCAGGCAGAAATTATGATTGCCAAACACCGTAATGGTGGTATAGAAAATGTTCGATTGAAATTTTTGGGTCATCTTGGAAAATTTGATAACCTTGATGATTTTTCAGGCAGTTATGACGATTTACCTTCTAAAATGAATCATGATGACAATCCGTTTATCACTAAAAATTTGCCTTCTGCCAATGAAGCTTTTGGTAGTAATCTAAATGATGACGATGATGATAGTGATGTTCCGTTTTAATAAAAAATTAAAAGCCTTTTGTAAGGCTTTTTTTTATGAACAATTGTTAAAATGTTAACAAAAATTCAGTAGTTTAGCGCGGCAGTTATTAAATCAATTGTGCTATTAAATCATAACCAAAAACAAATTAAATTATGTCAAAAGAATTACAAAATTTAGGAAGCGTTGAAATTCCTGTCAGTGAAGCAAAGGTTTGGGCAGAAAAATATCGTCGGGCTCCTGGTTCAGATGAAGATGAGAAGAATAAAATTACAGCTTATCTTATTCCGTTAGAAACTTTAAAAGCAGTATTAGAAAATCCAATTGATGCTGTTCGGGCATACAAAGGAATTAATAATGCTGGTGAGCAAATTTTGTTTTTTGTCGGAACAAAATTAGATGAAAAAGGTATTTACAGAGATGTTGTCTTTCCTGCAAATGAAATTGAAAACGATGGAGATGTTGTTTATGATGCTACTCGCCCATGTCCACCTAATGGAGATCCGGATAGTCCTTTTTAATTGAAATAGATGTTATATCTTTTTTTTACATATTTTGGTTATTTAGTTCTAATAATCAATTTTATATTATATGCAAAAGGCTTTTTCAGATATGAAAAAGCCTTTAAGATATATGCTCTTTATCTTTTTCTATTGGTAATTATTCAATTAACAATGGAGGTTTTAACGTCGTTCAGCATTAATAATCTCTATTTGATTCATCTTTATTTCATTGGTCAGTTTATTTTATTGGGTCTTTTTTACAAGACACTTTTACAAAATAACTTTCAGAAAAAAATAATAACATTTTCTCTGTTTTTTGGTTCCCTTCTATTAGTAATCCAATATATATATGAGCCTGATTTGTTTTTTAAATTTAATTTATTCGAGATAGTATTAACTTCGTTATTTGTTGTTGTTTTTGCATTACTTTATTTATACAAAATGCTTACAGACAGTAAAAAGTACTATTATATTACGGTAGGAATTATCATTTACTTATTAGCAAGTACGGTTTTATTTTTAGTTGGCAATCTTACGATTGGTTTGAGTAAGGAAGTAAGATTAATAAGTTGGAATTTAAATGCGTTTTTTGTTGCGGTCAACCAATTGTTTATTTTATATGAGTGGAAAGTAAGTTTTTCCGGAAAAAAATTGAAATAGAACAATCTTATTATAATAAAATCTATATTGGATATATGTTTTGATAGAGATTCGTTTTATATATTATAACTCTTTACTGCTTAATGTTAGTAAGGAGTTTATTTAATGTTTTTTAGGACTAAGAAATACAGAATGTAATTAAGATTTAAAAGTGAACATAAATAAATGCCAATTGCGATGAATGGTAACTCAATTCCTGATAAAGAAATTGTTGCAATAATTTTATATACATCATGTTTTTTCATGGTATTAGCGATATTTTTAATTGTGTTTTTTTATTTTTCCAGAAAGAAAATTATTCAAAAAGAATTAGAAAAGAGAGACCTGATATTGCAATATCAAAAAGAACAGTTGCATGCCGTTATAGTTGCACAAGAAGAGGAACGCAAAAGAATTGCGCAAGATCTTCATGATGATATTAGTTCTAAACTCAATATCGTCTCTTTAAATACGCATTTACTATCTGCGCCAAATTTAACAGAAGCAGAAACGCTTGAAATCACAGAGAATATAATTAACTTAACGACCAAAGCATTAGAGAATTCAAGAAAAATTGCTCATAATTTATTGCCTCCTGTTTTTGAAAAATTTGGACTTAATGCAGGCGTTGAAGAATTATGCGAAGAGTTTGAAAGTAGTAAAGCTGTAAAAGTTCATTATAAAAATGAAATTGATTTTGATGAAAGCGATATCGACCGTCATTTGCACATTTTTCGAATTTTACAAGAATTAATGAATAATTCACTGCGACACGGAAAAGCCACTGAAATTTGGATTTCTTTTAAAAATATTGAATCTGTGGGCACTTGCAATTATGAAGATAATGGTATTGGATTTAATAGTAAAAATGCCGAAAATCAAAAAGGTTTAGGAATGAAAAATATTGATAGCAGAATTTCTTTTTTGAATGGTAACATCAAAATAGATTCCCAAATTAATAAAGGTATTTCGGTAGTTTTTACTTTTTAAGTTAATATTTAAAAATAAATCAGCTTTTTACGCATTATGTCAGGTAATTGAGCTGTTTTTTAATCCATATTTTGTAATTTCGGCAAACCAAATGACCAAAAACCGAATTAATAATGAGTGCAGATATTAAAATTGCTTTAGTTGATGACGAAGTTTTATTTCGAAAAGGGATTGCTTTTTTATTGCAAAGAGAAGAAAATATCGAAATTATTTTTGAGGCCCCAAACGGAGAAGAACTTCTCTTGAAATTAGAAGAGAATGAAGTTAAGCCTGATATAATTATCATGGATTTAAAAATGCCTGTTTTAAATGGAGTTGAGGCAACAAAAATTATTCGAAAATCTTTCCCTGATATTAAAATAATTGCTTTAACTAGTTATGATACTAAATCGTTTATTGCAAATATGATCCAGGTAGGAGCAGTTGCTTATCTTATAAAAAACACAACTCCAAAAGATTTGATTCATACTATTAATGAAGTCGCTATTAAAGGATTTTATTACAATGAAAATGTGTTAAAAACAATTCAGGAGACGATTATTTCATCGAAGAACTCAAAAGGAAATTTAGAAACTAGTTTTCTTTCACCCCGTGAAATAGAAATTCTTCAGCTCATTTGTCAGCAAAAAACAACTTCTGAAATTGCTGATCGCCTTTTTTTAAGCCCAAGAACAGTAGAAGGACATCGTAACAATTTGTTACTTAAAACGGAATCTAGAAATATTGCAGGTCTTGTCGTATACGCTATTCAGAACGAAATTGCTTTTTTAACTATTTAAAATTAACTGGTCAAAAATTGAATGGATAATACGTAGTACAAAATTATAGTAATCACAAGTATACAGATACCTATTTTTTGTAAAAGATTAAGCCCTTTAGGCTGGTTATTACTTTCATTAAACTTCATGTATTCGCTTTTCATCGATTAATATTTGAATGATTTGAGTGACCAAATGTAAGTAGAATTTCGTTTTGTGAAATAGGTGTTTTTACGTGTTTTTACATTAAAAAAATCTAAAGCAAATGATCATTTCTTTATTCAGTATTTCTCCTTTAAAAACACTTAAGCCTATTGTGTTTTTTAATGCTTCCTTTATATCTTTACTAAAATAATTTTCTAATGTATAAGAGTTCAATCTATATTTTCATTCTGTTGCTTTCTTTTACGGCAAAAGCTTCATTCATTTTACTTCCAATGGATGAAACGACGCAACAAAATCACCTGAAAGCGTACGGAATTACATATTGGTGCTTAAGTAAAGATTATAAGGCTAGTTGGTTACTCAATTATCGGGGAGGTTCATTTTTATTACCAGATGCAGAAGAGATTCGTAAAGAGTGTCAGATTCGGGGCGTAAGTTTTGAAATACTTTCAGATAGTGAAGAAGCTTCTATTTTAAATGAAATTTCAAGTCCATCACAAAACATGGAATCCGTAATTCTTGAAAAAGCACCAAAAATTGCTGTATATACTCCAAAAGGAAAGCAGCCTTGGGATGACGCCGTAACACTTGTGCTGACTTATGCCGAAATCCCTTTTACGCCAATTTATGATGAAGAGGTTTTAAGTGATCAATTATTACTTTATGATTGGTTACACTTACATCATGAAGATTTTACAGGGCAGTATGGGAAATTTTATGCTGCTTATAAAAACACACCCTGGTACATTGATCAGAAAAAAGATGCAGAAGCATTGGCAACAAAATTAGGTTATGCTAAAGTTTCTCAGGAAAAAGGTGCTGTTGCAAAAAAAATTAGAGATTTTGTTATTGGCGGAGGATTCATGTTTGCAATGTGTTCTGCTACTGATAGTTTTGATATTGCACTTGCAGCTGATGGAGTGGATATTTGCGAAGCAATGTTTGATGGTGATGCCAGTGACTCCAATTATCAGGCAAAATTGAATTACGGAAATTCGTTTGCTTTTAAAGATTTTACACTAGAGAGAAGACCCGAACAATATGAATTTTCAGATATTGATATGACATTAAAGCGTAAAATTCCTGTACAAAAAGATTATTTTTCGCTAATGGAATTTTCTGCAAAATGGGATCCAATTCCTAGTATGTTGTGTCAGAACCATACACAATTAGTAAAGGGATTTATGGGACAAACAACATCATTTGATTCTGCATTTGTAAAATCGAATATATTAATAATGGGTAGTTGCGAACTTAATGGCGAAGCCAGATATATTCACGGCGAAAAAGGGAAGGGAATGTTTACCTTTTTTGGAGGACATGATCCTGAAGATTTTCAGCACCAGGTTGGAGATCCGCCAACAGTTTTAGATTTACATCCAAATTCTCCAGGATACCGATTAATTTTAAATAATGTTTTATTCCCTGCGGCAAAGAAGAAAAAACTTAAAACATAGTTTACTTTAACGAAAACTCAAACCAAATCGGAATATGATCTGATATTTTTCGGGCTTCTTGTAAAGAATTAAAAGTTTTATAGAAAGGTATTACACCTGAATTTTTATATTCTAGAGAATTTAACTTATAAAAAATATTGTCAAACTCTGATGCCAGGCAATTGTTATTTTTGCATTTATGTTTTAACGACGTTTTTTGATTTTGTAAAATAGAGGCATATCCTGTTTTTTTTAGTGGATTAAAAACCGAATGCGATTGAGGGCAGTTAAAATCTCCTATAAAAACTAAATTCAAACTGGGATATTCAGCAGGTAGAAATTTAAAGTATTTAATTTCTGTTTCTGGCTGTTTGTTTTTTGTAATGGCATGAAAGTTAACTAAAGTAATTGTTTTTTGGTCAATTTCGAAAGTAGCAAAGTAAGGTTCTCGGTCAATTTCTAAATGATATTTTTTTTCAAGCCACGGATTACCTTTTAATTTTATCTTTTTGACTTTCCAAATAAAAGCGTAACGTTCCTTTTTGTAACTATTACCAGTAGTTGGATTACTAACTATATAATCCCATTTTGAGCCTTTTTCATTCAATATTCTATTTAGTTCTGCAATAGCCTGTGTACCACCGTAACCTGCAACAACCTCTTGAATTGCAATTATATCATAATTAAGAATAGTGTTGGCGATAAAATTTAATTCATCACTAGATTTTGATTTTCCAAAATTTTCTAAATTCCAGGAAAGGATTTTAGTTTGTGAAAAAGAGAGGATGCTAAAAAGTAGGAGAACAAAACTTAAGATGTTTTTCATGCAGAATTTAAAAAATCAAATATAAGTAAATTAAAAATGGGTCATATTTTAATTACTCTAATTTTTACATGTTGTTTAAAGTGAAAAATCTATTTGAGAGAATGCTTTTTCTGTTGTGTAGTTTTTAATTTTTCCTTGATGACTCTTTGGAATCATTATTTCTGTTTTGGAACTATACCAATGCAACATAAGAATAATGCATAATAATATAATTAAAAAGCATTTTTTCATATCTAATGAAAGTTGATTGAAAATAACTTGTTAATGTTTCTTGTATCTATTTTTTAACGCGGTTGAAATAATAATAATTTGTAAAACAAGAAGTGCCGGAATAAAAATAATCTTCCAGTCAACTTCAAGCCAACCCGATTTTTCAGAGACGAAAGCAAAACTTACTGAAAGAAAGATACATAGTAGCATAGTTTTCATAATGATTTTGTTTTTGGTTGTATTAATTTTTGAGATAAAATTAATTTGGAATTTAGGTTTCATTGGTTGGTTAATAGATTCAAACAAATTTATAAGGATAAAAAACCATTTCCTTACGGGAATCCGTAAAGAAGATGAAATTTATACTAAGCCGAAATCTTTAGCAATAGCAATTAAGTGTACATTATTGTTGGCTTTAAAGTATATCTTTAATTTATTGATTCTTTTTTCTATGCTACTTGTTCCATTAGGAGTAATCGAAGAAGATTTAAATTCACTTGAAATGCTTTCTAATATATATCCCTGCGCTAGTAATTTCAGAATTGAAATATCATAGGATTCAATTTCAATCAAAGCTTTATCGTTAAAACTAAACGATAAGTCAGACGATAAAATTTTTTCTTCTCCTCTAAAAGTACCTTCAACAGCTTTTCTTAGTTCATTTATACTGTTTCGTCCCTTTGAAACATATGCATTTATTCCTAAATCATTAAAAAGCGATTTAATTCGGTATGTTTTGTCTTCAATTGAAAATACAATCTTTTTTAGTGAAGGTTGTACTTCATTGATTGCCTCAATAAGTTCTTCACCACCAGAAAGTTCTGTTTTGCGATGGTCTGATTTGAATGATAAATCACTAATTAATAAATCATAAGGCTCGTTGTCATTGAGGCCTTTCTTTATCTTTAATAAACCATCATCGCAATATTTTACATGATGTATTGTTGGTATTTTTAAATCTTCAAGTACTTGTATAACAGCTATACTTATACTATCTAAATCTTCGGCTACTAAAACTTTTTTAAACATATTATATTTTATAAAGGAAAAGTGAAACTTATTTTAAAACCCTTTTGTGAATTATTGCCAAAAATAATAGTTCCGTTGATAGTTTTAATACGGCTTTCCACATTTTGGAGACCATTTTTTAAAATTAATGTGTTATTTTTAATTCCCACGCCATTATCAATGTAAATAACCTGTAAATTTTTATTCTTTATATTGAATGAAATGCTTGCCAGACTTGCTTCGCTGTGTTTTTTCATGTTAACAAATAACTCTTGAAGAATCCTGTAAAGAATTATTTTTTTATTTCTTTCTATTTCATTCCAACGAATTGTATCAAAGCCATTTATTAAGATATTTGTTTCTGGAGATTTGTGTCCTGAAATCATTTCTTTTACTGCCAGGGGATAATTTTTATCTGTTGAGATATTACTGTTTTCCTTAGAAATATTCCTTGTTCTGAAATAAATAGTATCTAAATTATTTAATAATTTTTCTTTATTATCTTCTTTTTCAAGATCTTTAGTTTCGGCAAAAGCTATAGTTTGATAAACATCATCGGCCAGCTCATCATGTAATTTTTTAGAAATTCGTATTTCACTGCTAAAAATGGCGTCATTTTTTTCCTTTTTACTTTTTGAAGTTAAATGAAAATAAAGGAATAAAATGACTCCCAAAACAAAAGCTATTATTACATACGAAACTATAATTCTGTTCTTCTGCCTTTCCAATTGTAAATTATTTTCTATTTTTATAGCTTTAAGCTGTAAGTTTTCGGCTCTGTCTTTATTAAAGTTATATTTGATATTAGAGAATTGGTTTTTTATTTTGTTGTTGGCAAGATTTAAACTGTCAACGAGATGGATGTATTTTAATGAATATTTTTTTAAATCAGTTCCTTCGCTACTTTTGACCAATAATGCTAAACTGCGAACTTTTTCCATGTTATTATTTGTTTCCGAAGCATAATCATAAGCCTTTTTAGCATATTCGTTTGCCAGGATCCGATTACTTTTTTGAAAAAATGAAGAAAGATGTTTATATGAAGTTGATAATCCATCATTATTTTGAGGCTGTAAACGTATTTTTAACCCTTCGTAATAGCAAGCTAATGCCTTTTTAGGTTCATTAAGTTTATAGTAGCAGTA contains:
- a CDS encoding acetyl-CoA carboxylase carboxyltransferase subunit alpha — encoded protein: MEYLDFELPIKELEEQLEKCVIIGKESDVDVTPTCKEINKKLEQTKKDIYKNLTAWQRVQLSRHPNRPYTLDYIRAICGDTFLELHGDRGFKDDKAMVGGLGKVNGQSFMIVGQQKGFNTKTRQYRNFGMANPEGYRKALRLMKMAEKFGIPVLTLVDTPGAYPGLEAEERGQGEAIARNIFEMVRLQVPIITIIVGEGASGGALGIGVGDKVYMLENTWYSVISPESCSSILWKSWEYKERAADALKLTSSDMKRQKLVDDVIPEPLGGAHYDRETTFKTVAEYITKGYNELKDLSTADLIAQRMDKYSNMGEYKE
- the dnaB gene encoding replicative DNA helicase; its protein translation is MENFKNINPVKVDKTTIINLEKGKLPPQVLDLEEAVLGAMMIDKKGVDDVIDILQPDAFYKDAHKFIFEAIVQLFTETQPIDLLTVSAQLKKNGKLDLAGGDFYLIQLTQKIASSAHIEFHSRIILQKFIQRSLIRISSEIIEASYDETTDVFDLLDQAESKLYEVTQGNIKRSSETAQSLVLQAKKRIEEIAKQEGLSGVETGFTNLDKLTSGWQPSDLIIIAARPAMGKTAFVLSMARNMAIDFGHPVALFSLEMASVQLITRLISSETGLSSEKLRTGKLEPHEWEMLSTKVKNLEKAPLFIDDTPSLSIFDLRAKCRRLVSQHGIKIVIVDYLQLMTAGGNSKGGGNREQEISTISRNLKALAKELNVPVIALSQLSRAVETRGSSKRPLLSDLRESGAIEQDADIVSFLYRPEYYKIDEWDDDEASPTAGQAEIMIAKHRNGGIENVRLKFLGHLGKFDNLDDFSGSYDDLPSKMNHDDNPFITKNLPSANEAFGSNLNDDDDDSDVPF
- a CDS encoding endonuclease/exonuclease/phosphatase family protein, which produces MKNILSFVLLLFSILSFSQTKILSWNLENFGKSKSSDELNFIANTILNYDIIAIQEVVAGYGGTQAIAELNRILNEKGSKWDYIVSNPTTGNSYKKERYAFIWKVKKIKLKGNPWLEKKYHLEIDREPYFATFEIDQKTITLVNFHAITKNKQPETEIKYFKFLPAEYPSLNLVFIGDFNCPQSHSVFNPLKKTGYASILQNQKTSLKHKCKNNNCLASEFDNIFYKLNSLEYKNSGVIPFYKTFNSLQEARKISDHIPIWFEFSLK
- a CDS encoding response regulator transcription factor, with product MSADIKIALVDDEVLFRKGIAFLLQREENIEIIFEAPNGEELLLKLEENEVKPDIIIMDLKMPVLNGVEATKIIRKSFPDIKIIALTSYDTKSFIANMIQVGAVAYLIKNTTPKDLIHTINEVAIKGFYYNENVLKTIQETIISSKNSKGNLETSFLSPREIEILQLICQQKTTSEIADRLFLSPRTVEGHRNNLLLKTESRNIAGLVVYAIQNEIAFLTI
- a CDS encoding response regulator, with amino-acid sequence MFKKVLVAEDLDSISIAVIQVLEDLKIPTIHHVKYCDDGLLKIKKGLNDNEPYDLLISDLSFKSDHRKTELSGGEELIEAINEVQPSLKKIVFSIEDKTYRIKSLFNDLGINAYVSKGRNSINELRKAVEGTFRGEEKILSSDLSFSFNDKALIEIESYDISILKLLAQGYILESISSEFKSSSITPNGTSSIEKRINKLKIYFKANNNVHLIAIAKDFGLV
- a CDS encoding DMT family transporter, whose protein sequence is MRNDNLKSYLNLHLIVFIWGFTAILGALITIDAENLVWFRMLLAGIFLAGFIVYKKQSFVISAQSFAKLIFVGLLIALHWIFFFKAIHVSNVSITLSIFSLGAFFASLLEPLFYGRKILFYEVFFGLIIIAGLALIMQVEVKYLHGMYYALASIILGVLFTLMNGKLISDHEPSVITFYEFGAGVFFISIYFLVQGKFTADFFTMSLNNWILLLILASVCTAYAFTASVKVMQKLTPYTVMLTTNLEPVYGIMLAYFILGGKEKMSTEFYIGALIIVITVILNGVFKHYKNKKEV
- a CDS encoding asparagine synthetase B gives rise to the protein MYKSSIYIFILLLSFTAKASFILLPMDETTQQNHLKAYGITYWCLSKDYKASWLLNYRGGSFLLPDAEEIRKECQIRGVSFEILSDSEEASILNEISSPSQNMESVILEKAPKIAVYTPKGKQPWDDAVTLVLTYAEIPFTPIYDEEVLSDQLLLYDWLHLHHEDFTGQYGKFYAAYKNTPWYIDQKKDAEALATKLGYAKVSQEKGAVAKKIRDFVIGGGFMFAMCSATDSFDIALAADGVDICEAMFDGDASDSNYQAKLNYGNSFAFKDFTLERRPEQYEFSDIDMTLKRKIPVQKDYFSLMEFSAKWDPIPSMLCQNHTQLVKGFMGQTTSFDSAFVKSNILIMGSCELNGEARYIHGEKGKGMFTFFGGHDPEDFQHQVGDPPTVLDLHPNSPGYRLILNNVLFPAAKKKKLKT
- a CDS encoding sensor histidine kinase — protein: MNGNSIPDKEIVAIILYTSCFFMVLAIFLIVFFYFSRKKIIQKELEKRDLILQYQKEQLHAVIVAQEEERKRIAQDLHDDISSKLNIVSLNTHLLSAPNLTEAETLEITENIINLTTKALENSRKIAHNLLPPVFEKFGLNAGVEELCEEFESSKAVKVHYKNEIDFDESDIDRHLHIFRILQELMNNSLRHGKATEIWISFKNIESVGTCNYEDNGIGFNSKNAENQKGLGMKNIDSRISFLNGNIKIDSQINKGISVVFTF
- a CDS encoding tetratricopeptide repeat-containing sensor histidine kinase; this encodes MKKHLYYFSKKTLLKYLLIILTLLLIAILFVNFYQRKTVVKQKPDHTEEIKRLTDIADIYFETDKKDSAIYTYNKVKSLCDPKTNTTDYVYALSCIAEIYQKQSNYIASEASATEALPYLKDLNNPRYSWIVYNLLGINYTQSFDNKNAILYFKKAIHLNTSVWRKSLAINNLVAVYMEQYKYKEAAMLLNILASQKNISSYDAANNNDYAYIIDNLGYCYYKLNEPKKALACYYEGLKIRLQPQNNDGLSTSYKHLSSFFQKSNRILANEYAKKAYDYASETNNNMEKVRSLALLVKSSEGTDLKKYSLKYIHLVDSLNLANNKIKNQFSNIKYNFNKDRAENLQLKAIKIENNLQLERQKNRIIVSYVIIAFVLGVILFLYFHLTSKSKKEKNDAIFSSEIRISKKLHDELADDVYQTIAFAETKDLEKEDNKEKLLNNLDTIYFRTRNISKENSNISTDKNYPLAVKEMISGHKSPETNILINGFDTIRWNEIERNKKIILYRILQELFVNMKKHSEASLASISFNIKNKNLQVIYIDNGVGIKNNTLILKNGLQNVESRIKTINGTIIFGNNSQKGFKISFTFPL